A region from the Halomarina litorea genome encodes:
- a CDS encoding MinD/ParA family ATP-binding protein, translating to MGQVHAIAGGKGGVGKTTTTANLAAAFAAAGYDTVAVDADLAMANLGPSLGVDPDAGPTVHDVLAGEAEATATVRETPFGFDVAPGTQSLEGFAAADPANFRSLVDPLRERYDVVLLDTSAGLSHEVTVPVGIADSVVLVTTPDLVAIKDAAKTGELTKRVDGDVAGVCITRARTDAATERIVSELGDDVLAAVPETPGTGVDGAIVPTGSPAAVAYNGLAANLLGTDELPETAGRYAHAPPDAPEPPAVDRDSLTPAVVLADAESDDGNDTGESPGEATVPDGTSVTPEDDREAAAPDAGDDMADDTDADPADATVDDVTPDEMDTTAIIEAEMAAADAMREDDGSDEAAEADEEEEPDDADSERSGAFSRLRGIFE from the coding sequence ATGGGGCAGGTACACGCGATAGCGGGCGGCAAAGGTGGCGTGGGGAAGACGACGACGACGGCCAACCTCGCGGCGGCGTTCGCCGCTGCGGGCTACGACACCGTGGCCGTCGACGCGGACCTCGCGATGGCGAACCTCGGGCCGTCGCTCGGCGTCGACCCCGACGCCGGCCCGACGGTCCACGACGTACTGGCGGGCGAGGCGGAGGCGACGGCGACGGTCCGCGAGACCCCGTTCGGCTTCGACGTCGCCCCCGGCACGCAGTCCCTGGAGGGGTTCGCGGCGGCCGACCCGGCCAACTTCCGGTCGCTCGTCGACCCCCTCCGCGAGCGTTACGACGTGGTGCTTCTCGATACGAGCGCCGGCCTCTCCCACGAGGTGACGGTGCCCGTCGGCATCGCCGACAGCGTCGTCCTCGTGACGACACCGGACCTCGTCGCCATCAAGGACGCCGCCAAGACCGGCGAACTGACCAAGCGCGTCGACGGCGACGTCGCGGGGGTCTGCATCACCCGCGCGCGCACCGACGCCGCCACCGAGCGCATCGTCTCGGAACTCGGCGATGACGTCCTCGCCGCCGTCCCCGAGACGCCCGGGACGGGCGTGGACGGGGCCATCGTCCCGACCGGCAGTCCCGCCGCCGTCGCCTACAACGGTCTCGCGGCGAACCTGCTGGGCACCGACGAACTCCCCGAGACGGCCGGCCGATACGCGCACGCCCCACCGGACGCCCCCGAACCGCCGGCCGTGGACCGCGACTCGCTCACCCCGGCGGTCGTCCTCGCGGACGCCGAGTCGGACGACGGGAACGACACCGGGGAGTCCCCGGGCGAAGCGACGGTTCCGGACGGAACGTCTGTCACGCCCGAGGACGACAGGGAGGCCGCCGCTCCCGACGCGGGAGACGACATGGCAGACGACACGGACGCCGATCCTGCCGATGCCACGGTCGACGACGTGACTCCCGACGAGATGGACACGACCGCCATCATCGAGGCGGAGATGGCCGCCGCCGACGCGATGCGCGAGGACGACGGGTCTGACGAAGCGGCCGAGGCGGACGAGGAGGAGGAACCGGACGACGCGGACTCGGAGCGCTCGGGCGCGTTCAGTCGCCTCCGCGGTATCTTCGAGTAG
- the argS gene encoding arginine--tRNA ligase, whose product MFLPFREEVRAALTAALDELGYETTDLGIEEPPEGVDAVLASSVAFRLASEAGAPPPKVAAKLCEAVDLADAEYVGRVETQGPYVNFLPSEAYFGGTLRAGQQDSFGSLAPTGDRVVVEHTSANPTGPVHVGRARNPIIGDAVANLLEYAGNDVERHYYVNDAGRQMAVFTWAYETFDESDLPEPERDRIEYDLVRYYRKGNDYLESADAADVAEAEAEIEAIMQGLEAGDEEAYARVSEVVEQVLSGMRACLERLPAEFDEFVRETRFMRDGSTDDLVERLKALDCAVYEEDAWQLDLSEYGIEKNLVFLRSDDTSLYTTRDLAHHEWKFANYDRAVTVLGEDHKLQAEQLRTTLDILGNDTSKLENVIYSYVNLPEGKMSTRRGTGVDLDDLLDEAIDRARDEVTSRLDTRIRDDDLDEADVERIAHQVGIGAVRYDIVSKQPTKAITFEWDRALDFEAQSAPYVQYVHARCCGILDEARAAGIEADASVDIGVLDTPEERDLLRVVARFPAVVEAAAEDLEPHQIATYTREFAEAFNAFYRECSVLNAEGDVQQGRLALVAAARHTIANALDVLGVAAPESM is encoded by the coding sequence ATGTTCCTACCCTTCCGCGAGGAGGTCCGTGCGGCGCTGACGGCCGCACTGGACGAACTGGGGTACGAGACGACCGACCTCGGCATCGAGGAGCCGCCCGAGGGCGTCGACGCGGTGCTCGCCTCCAGCGTCGCCTTCCGGCTGGCGAGCGAGGCCGGCGCGCCGCCCCCGAAGGTGGCCGCCAAACTCTGCGAGGCGGTCGATCTCGCCGACGCCGAGTACGTCGGTCGCGTCGAGACGCAGGGGCCGTACGTCAACTTCCTGCCGAGCGAGGCGTACTTCGGCGGGACGCTCCGCGCCGGCCAGCAGGACTCCTTCGGGTCGCTCGCGCCAACCGGCGACCGGGTGGTCGTCGAGCACACCTCGGCGAACCCCACCGGCCCCGTCCACGTCGGGCGGGCGCGCAACCCCATCATCGGAGACGCCGTCGCGAATCTGCTGGAGTACGCCGGCAACGACGTCGAGCGCCACTACTACGTCAACGACGCGGGCCGACAGATGGCCGTGTTCACGTGGGCCTACGAGACGTTCGACGAATCGGACCTCCCCGAACCCGAACGCGACCGCATCGAGTACGACCTCGTGCGCTACTACCGGAAGGGCAACGACTACTTGGAGAGCGCGGACGCCGCCGACGTGGCCGAGGCCGAAGCCGAGATAGAGGCCATCATGCAGGGGCTGGAGGCAGGCGACGAGGAGGCGTACGCCCGTGTCAGCGAGGTGGTCGAACAGGTGCTCTCGGGGATGCGCGCCTGTCTCGAACGCCTCCCCGCGGAGTTCGACGAGTTCGTTCGCGAGACGCGGTTCATGCGCGACGGCTCGACCGACGACCTCGTCGAGCGCCTGAAGGCCCTCGACTGCGCCGTCTACGAGGAGGACGCGTGGCAACTCGACCTCTCCGAGTACGGCATCGAGAAAAACCTCGTCTTCCTGCGCTCGGACGACACCTCGCTGTACACGACGCGCGACCTCGCCCACCACGAGTGGAAGTTCGCCAACTACGACCGCGCAGTGACCGTCCTCGGCGAGGACCACAAACTGCAGGCCGAACAGCTCAGGACGACCCTCGATATCCTCGGGAACGACACGTCGAAACTGGAGAACGTCATCTACTCCTACGTCAACCTCCCGGAGGGGAAGATGAGCACCCGGCGCGGGACGGGCGTGGACCTCGACGACCTGCTCGACGAGGCCATCGACCGCGCCCGCGACGAGGTGACCTCCCGGCTGGACACCCGCATCCGCGACGACGACCTGGACGAGGCGGACGTCGAACGCATCGCCCACCAGGTGGGCATCGGCGCGGTGCGCTACGACATCGTCTCGAAACAGCCGACGAAGGCCATCACCTTCGAGTGGGACCGCGCGCTCGACTTCGAGGCGCAGTCCGCGCCGTACGTCCAGTACGTCCACGCGCGGTGCTGTGGCATCCTCGACGAGGCGCGCGCGGCGGGCATCGAGGCCGACGCGAGCGTCGACATCGGCGTCCTCGACACGCCAGAGGAACGCGACCTGCTCCGGGTCGTCGCGCGCTTCCCGGCCGTCGTCGAGGCGGCCGCCGAGGACCTCGAACCTCACCAGATTGCGACGTACACCCGCGAGTTCGCCGAGGCCTTCAACGCCTTCTACCGCGAGTGCTCGGTGCTCAACGCCGAGGGTGACGTCCAACAGGGCCGTCTAGCGCTGGTCGCCGCCGCGCGCCACACCATCGCCAACGCACTCGATGTCCTCGGGGTCGCCGCCCCCGAGTCGATGTAA
- a CDS encoding CTP-dependent riboflavin kinase, giving the protein MAEPTLAVGADARETLKVLALEGALADRAHVSCGGLADRLGVSTQTASRRLQELDEAGLVDREMVSDGQYVTTTDAGRAELEREYADYRRLFEELTGVDLHGTVTAGMGEGRHYISLPGYMEQFRERLGYEPFPGTLNVELDESSVRARAGLDAVDPVRIEGWEDDERTYGPAFCWPATLETDAGTYDPVHVIAPERTHHGQDKVELIAPDRLRDELDLADGEQVTVHVEED; this is encoded by the coding sequence ATGGCCGAACCCACGCTCGCAGTCGGCGCCGACGCCCGCGAGACCCTGAAGGTCCTCGCGCTCGAGGGCGCGCTCGCCGACCGGGCGCACGTCTCCTGTGGGGGACTCGCCGACCGTCTCGGCGTCTCCACCCAGACCGCCTCCCGCCGCCTCCAGGAACTCGACGAGGCGGGCCTCGTCGACCGCGAGATGGTCAGCGACGGGCAGTACGTCACCACCACCGACGCGGGCCGCGCCGAACTCGAACGGGAGTACGCCGACTACCGCCGTCTGTTCGAGGAACTCACCGGCGTCGACCTCCACGGGACCGTCACCGCCGGGATGGGCGAGGGTCGCCACTACATCTCGTTGCCGGGCTACATGGAGCAGTTCCGCGAGCGACTGGGCTACGAACCGTTTCCCGGCACGCTGAACGTCGAACTCGACGAGTCGAGCGTCCGCGCTCGCGCCGGACTGGACGCCGTCGACCCCGTCCGCATCGAGGGCTGGGAGGACGACGAGCGCACCTACGGTCCCGCCTTCTGCTGGCCCGCCACCCTCGAAACCGACGCCGGGACCTACGACCCCGTCCACGTCATCGCGCCCGAGCGAACCCACCACGGGCAGGACAAGGTCGAACTCATCGCCCCCGACCGCCTGCGCGACGAACTGGACCTCGCGGACGGCGAACAGGTGACCGTCCACGTCGAGGAGGACTGA
- the ribB gene encoding 3,4-dihydroxy-2-butanone-4-phosphate synthase, with amino-acid sequence MQRAESDLDRAVAAFRRGEPVLVHDAADREGETDLIYPAGSVTPDAVARMRNDAGGLVCVALSDSVCEAFGLPFMQEVIDHPAGTDHELGYDERSSFSLTVNHRDTYTGITDEDRSLTITELARAATDPDGADFAEAFRAPGHVHLLRAAPGLLDDRKGHTELGLVLANAADRAPAVVVCEMLDDETGKALPPADARAYAERHGLVYLEGRDIVERLA; translated from the coding sequence ATGCAACGCGCAGAGAGCGACCTCGACCGGGCCGTGGCGGCGTTCCGCCGCGGCGAACCCGTCCTCGTCCACGACGCCGCCGACCGCGAGGGCGAGACCGACCTGATATACCCCGCCGGGAGCGTCACGCCCGACGCCGTCGCCCGGATGCGAAACGACGCGGGCGGACTGGTCTGCGTCGCCCTCTCCGATTCGGTGTGCGAGGCGTTCGGTCTCCCCTTCATGCAGGAGGTCATCGACCACCCCGCCGGGACGGACCACGAACTCGGCTACGACGAGCGCTCGTCGTTCTCGCTGACGGTGAACCACCGCGACACGTACACCGGCATCACCGACGAGGACCGCTCGCTGACCATCACGGAACTCGCGCGGGCGGCGACGGACCCCGACGGCGCGGACTTCGCCGAGGCGTTCCGCGCACCGGGCCACGTCCACCTCCTCCGGGCCGCACCCGGACTCCTCGACGACCGGAAGGGGCACACGGAACTCGGTCTCGTCCTCGCGAACGCCGCCGACCGCGCCCCCGCCGTCGTCGTCTGCGAGATGCTGGACGACGAGACGGGCAAGGCCCTCCCGCCCGCCGACGCGCGGGCGTACGCCGAGCGCCACGGACTGGTCTACCTCGAAGGCCGGGACATCGTCGAGCGCCTCGCCTGA
- a CDS encoding branched-chain amino acid transaminase, giving the protein MAFADMDVDTIWMDGDFVDWEDAQVHVLTHALHYGTGVFEGVRCYDTEKGPAIFRWEEHLDRLYDSGKPYNLEIDHTREELTEATLELIRRQDLESCYIRPLVYFGYNSLGVSPKECPTKTMIACWPWGAYLGDDALENGVDVMVSSWRKHASSQIPTNAKATGPYINSLLAGEEARSNGYMEAIVLNKEGNVAEGPGENIFLVKDGTLHTPGLAQSILDGITRKTVIELAEERGYEVNDEAVISRSELYTADELFFTGTAAEVTPIKTVDDNEIGEGTRGPITEELQSAFFDLVERRTDDHDEWFTYVDEQ; this is encoded by the coding sequence ATGGCATTCGCCGACATGGACGTCGACACCATCTGGATGGATGGCGACTTCGTCGACTGGGAGGACGCACAGGTCCACGTCCTCACCCACGCGCTACACTACGGGACGGGCGTCTTCGAGGGCGTCCGGTGTTACGACACCGAGAAGGGGCCGGCCATCTTCCGCTGGGAGGAGCACCTCGACCGCCTGTACGACTCCGGGAAGCCGTACAACCTCGAAATCGACCACACGCGCGAGGAACTCACGGAGGCGACCCTCGAACTCATCCGGCGACAGGACCTCGAGTCGTGTTACATCCGCCCGCTGGTCTACTTCGGGTACAACTCGCTGGGCGTCTCGCCGAAGGAGTGCCCGACGAAGACCATGATCGCCTGCTGGCCGTGGGGCGCGTACCTCGGCGACGACGCTCTGGAGAACGGCGTCGACGTGATGGTCTCCTCGTGGCGCAAGCACGCCTCCAGTCAGATTCCCACGAACGCGAAGGCCACCGGGCCGTACATCAACTCCCTGCTCGCGGGTGAGGAGGCCCGCTCGAACGGCTACATGGAGGCAATCGTCCTCAACAAGGAGGGCAACGTCGCGGAGGGCCCCGGCGAGAACATCTTCCTCGTCAAGGACGGCACACTCCACACGCCCGGTCTCGCCCAGTCCATCCTCGACGGCATCACGCGCAAGACGGTCATCGAACTGGCCGAGGAGCGCGGCTACGAGGTCAACGACGAGGCGGTCATCTCCCGCAGCGAACTGTACACCGCCGACGAACTGTTCTTCACGGGCACCGCCGCCGAGGTCACGCCCATCAAGACGGTGGACGACAACGAGATCGGCGAGGGGACGCGCGGCCCCATTACCGAGGAACTCCAGTCGGCGTTCTTCGACCTCGTCGAACGGCGCACCGACGACCACGACGAGTGGTTCACGTACGTTGACGAGCAGTAG
- a CDS encoding hydantoinase/oxoprolinase family protein, with protein MSAPRVGVDVGGTFTDVALLADGRLVTAKVPTTDDQSVGVVRGIEQACDRAGVDPADVESFTHAMTVSTNALLEGTGAETALVTTEGFRDVLEIRRQDRPSLYDLEATLPDPLVPRRRRYELPERATPDGVERAVEAVDVEALLPALRGVESVAVCLLHAYAHPENERRVAEVLEAELDAHVSVSHEVLAEFREYERTATTVVDAYVTPTIASYVGRLADRAGELGVPVPRVMQSNGGVADAETVRKRAVTTALSGPAAGVVGAAATGDATDEEDEGGEDGDDGLVTFDMGGTSSDVGLVRDGEVEYTTEGRVGDHPVRVPMVDVTTVGAGGGSVAWVDAGGALRVGPRSAGATPGPACYGQGGTDPTVTDANVVLGYVGEGTALGGELDLDADAAEAVLSNLAGEADLDGPLAAARGVYRVVNANMTRAVRSVTVERGHDPRGFSLVGFGGAGPMHAAALAARLGVERVVVPRPCGVLSAYGLLVADERHDAVRTAKRPLADAEGVDGTLASLAESVREDVSDPEAARVSFAADLRYAGQSFELSVSVERPFDPEGAGERFHAAHETAYGYRMDDPVELVNLRARATVERRPVAVAYEGGERVADARRGTREAYFGSGEGSRFRETPVYDRERLPVGGRVDGPAVCEQAESTVVVPPGWTAEVGDDGALVLTGSETR; from the coding sequence GTGAGCGCACCGCGCGTCGGCGTCGACGTGGGCGGGACGTTCACCGACGTGGCCCTCCTCGCCGACGGGCGACTCGTCACGGCGAAGGTCCCCACCACGGACGACCAGAGCGTCGGCGTCGTCCGCGGCATCGAGCAGGCGTGTGACCGGGCGGGCGTCGACCCCGCCGACGTCGAGTCGTTCACCCACGCGATGACCGTCTCCACGAACGCCCTGCTGGAGGGGACGGGCGCGGAGACGGCGCTCGTCACCACCGAGGGGTTCCGCGACGTCCTCGAGATTCGCCGGCAGGACCGCCCCTCGCTGTACGACCTAGAGGCCACCCTCCCCGACCCGCTGGTTCCCCGCCGGAGACGGTACGAACTCCCCGAACGGGCGACCCCCGACGGCGTCGAACGCGCGGTCGAAGCGGTGGACGTCGAAGCGCTCCTCCCGGCCCTCCGGGGCGTCGAGAGCGTCGCCGTCTGCCTGCTCCACGCCTACGCGCACCCGGAGAACGAACGACGGGTCGCCGAGGTTCTGGAGGCGGAACTGGACGCGCACGTCTCCGTCTCCCACGAGGTGCTCGCGGAGTTCCGCGAGTACGAGCGTACCGCCACCACCGTCGTGGACGCCTACGTCACGCCGACCATCGCGTCCTACGTCGGGCGACTGGCAGACCGGGCGGGCGAACTGGGTGTGCCGGTCCCGCGAGTCATGCAGTCCAACGGCGGCGTCGCGGACGCCGAGACGGTCCGGAAGCGGGCCGTGACGACGGCGCTCTCCGGGCCGGCGGCGGGCGTGGTGGGAGCGGCGGCCACCGGGGACGCGACTGACGAGGAGGACGAGGGCGGCGAGGACGGGGACGACGGACTGGTCACCTTCGACATGGGGGGCACGTCGAGCGACGTCGGCCTCGTCCGCGACGGCGAGGTGGAGTACACGACCGAGGGCCGGGTCGGCGACCACCCCGTCCGCGTGCCGATGGTCGACGTCACGACCGTCGGCGCCGGCGGCGGATCCGTCGCGTGGGTGGACGCGGGAGGCGCACTGCGCGTCGGGCCGCGGTCGGCGGGGGCGACGCCCGGGCCCGCCTGCTACGGGCAGGGCGGGACGGACCCGACGGTGACCGACGCGAACGTCGTCCTCGGCTACGTCGGCGAGGGGACAGCCCTCGGCGGCGAACTGGACCTCGACGCCGACGCCGCCGAGGCCGTCCTCTCGAACCTCGCGGGGGAGGCTGACCTCGACGGTCCGCTCGCGGCCGCACGGGGCGTCTACCGCGTCGTCAACGCGAATATGACCCGCGCGGTCCGGTCGGTGACGGTCGAGCGGGGCCACGACCCGCGCGGGTTCTCGCTCGTCGGGTTCGGCGGCGCGGGGCCGATGCACGCCGCCGCCCTCGCGGCCCGCCTCGGCGTCGAACGGGTAGTCGTCCCGCGACCCTGCGGGGTCCTCTCGGCGTACGGCCTCCTCGTGGCCGACGAGCGACACGACGCTGTCCGGACCGCGAAACGACCCCTCGCGGACGCCGAAGGGGTCGACGGCACCCTCGCTTCCCTCGCCGAGTCCGTCCGCGAGGACGTCTCGGACCCCGAGGCCGCGCGCGTCTCGTTCGCGGCGGACCTGCGCTACGCCGGCCAGAGCTTCGAACTGTCGGTGTCGGTCGAGCGGCCGTTCGACCCGGAGGGGGCGGGCGAACGGTTCCACGCCGCCCACGAGACGGCCTACGGCTACCGGATGGACGACCCGGTCGAACTGGTCAACCTGCGGGCGCGGGCGACCGTCGAGCGACGGCCGGTCGCCGTCGCCTACGAGGGCGGGGAGCGCGTGGCCGACGCCCGCCGGGGGACCCGCGAGGCGTACTTCGGGAGCGGGGAGGGTTCGAGGTTCCGCGAGACGCCCGTCTACGACCGCGAACGGCTCCCCGTCGGCGGGCGCGTCGACGGCCCGGCCGTCTGCGAGCAGGCGGAGAGCACCGTCGTCGTCCCGCCGGGGTGGACCGCCGAGGTCGGTGACGACGGCGCACTCGTCCTGACGGGGAGTGAGACCCGATGA
- a CDS encoding hydantoinase B/oxoprolinase family protein → MTGMDAVTLEIFRNQLEGIADEMGQVLVASAYSPNIKERRDCSTALFDADGRLVAQAEHIPVHLGAMPAAVDAVLARDPEPGEVWVLNDPFAGGTHLPDVTMVSPLVVESEGREVLGYAVSRAHHADVGGGTPGSMPAGARSVYEEGLRLPPVRLKRDGDLNRDVFDLLLANVRDPDERRADVRAQLAANDRGGTRLRELVAERGREAVEDGFDAVLDYSRDRTRAELGAFPDGEYRARDVLEGDGITDDEVPIEATVSVAGERCTVDFAGTAAQVDGNVNAPRAVANSAVYFALRCVTDPDIPPNQGCYDPIEVRVPQGSLLDPKPPAAVVGGNVETSQRVTDVVFEALAEAVPDRVPAQGQGTMNNLTVGAGDGSFSYYETIGGGFGGRASADGMDGVQVGMTNTLNTPVESLELAYPLRVDRYAFRPDSGGEGEFRGGLGLERAVTLAVPATVSLLTERRRIAPRGRAGGGDGATGENLVDEEVVPAKTTVEVDAGTTVVVRTPGGGGYGDPADRDPAAVERDRADGNVEVGTEERDEDGD, encoded by the coding sequence ATGACCGGGATGGACGCCGTCACGCTCGAGATATTCCGGAACCAGCTGGAGGGCATCGCCGACGAGATGGGGCAGGTCCTCGTGGCGAGCGCCTACTCCCCGAACATCAAGGAGCGCCGGGACTGCTCGACGGCGCTGTTCGACGCCGACGGGCGACTGGTCGCGCAGGCCGAACACATCCCGGTCCACCTCGGCGCGATGCCGGCGGCGGTCGACGCCGTCCTCGCCCGCGACCCGGAACCGGGCGAGGTGTGGGTCCTCAACGACCCGTTCGCCGGCGGCACCCACCTCCCCGACGTGACGATGGTGTCGCCCCTCGTCGTGGAGAGCGAGGGAAGGGAGGTGCTCGGCTACGCCGTCTCGCGGGCACACCACGCCGACGTGGGCGGGGGGACGCCGGGGAGCATGCCGGCCGGGGCGCGCTCGGTGTACGAGGAGGGCCTGCGCCTCCCGCCCGTCCGCCTGAAGCGCGACGGGGACCTGAACCGCGACGTGTTCGACCTCCTGCTCGCCAACGTCCGCGACCCGGACGAGCGACGGGCCGACGTGCGGGCGCAACTGGCGGCCAACGACCGCGGGGGGACACGCCTCCGGGAACTCGTCGCAGAGCGGGGCCGCGAGGCGGTCGAAGACGGGTTCGACGCCGTCCTCGACTACTCGCGCGACCGGACGCGGGCCGAACTCGGCGCGTTCCCGGACGGTGAGTACCGCGCCCGGGACGTCCTGGAGGGCGACGGCATCACGGACGACGAGGTGCCAATCGAGGCGACGGTCTCCGTCGCGGGCGAGCGCTGTACCGTTGACTTCGCGGGGACGGCAGCACAGGTCGACGGGAACGTCAACGCGCCGCGAGCGGTGGCGAACAGCGCCGTCTACTTCGCGCTCCGGTGTGTCACCGACCCGGACATCCCCCCGAACCAGGGCTGTTACGACCCCATCGAGGTCCGCGTCCCCCAGGGGTCGCTCCTCGACCCGAAACCGCCCGCGGCCGTCGTCGGCGGGAACGTCGAGACCAGCCAGCGAGTCACCGACGTGGTGTTCGAGGCACTCGCGGAGGCGGTTCCCGACCGCGTCCCCGCGCAGGGACAGGGGACGATGAACAACCTCACCGTCGGCGCGGGCGACGGCTCGTTCTCCTACTACGAGACCATCGGCGGGGGGTTCGGCGGGCGCGCCTCTGCCGACGGGATGGACGGCGTGCAGGTCGGGATGACGAACACGCTGAACACGCCCGTCGAGTCGCTGGAACTGGCCTACCCGCTCCGCGTCGACCGATACGCCTTCCGCCCCGACAGCGGCGGAGAGGGCGAGTTCCGGGGCGGTCTCGGCCTCGAACGCGCCGTCACCCTCGCGGTGCCGGCGACCGTCTCCCTCCTCACCGAACGCCGCCGAATCGCCCCGCGCGGGCGGGCGGGGGGCGGGGACGGCGCGACGGGCGAGAACCTCGTGGACGAGGAGGTGGTACCGGCGAAGACGACCGTGGAGGTCGATGCGGGGACGACGGTGGTCGTGCGAACGCCCGGCGGCGGCGGGTACGGCGACCCCGCCGACCGCGACCCCGCGGCCGTCGAACGGGACCGGGCCGACGGGAACGTCGAGGTCGGGACCGAGGAGAGGGACGAGGACGGGGACTGA
- a CDS encoding DUF373 family protein, translated as MLLVLCVDLDDDLGRKTDTKTPVVGRDAVQKAAVDLATADPEDSDVNVLFEGVHLYDSLDDVECEVAAVTGTNGSDVAANREVGEEVDTVLARLTTGEDVRALVVTDGAQDESVIPVIRSRVPIDGVRRVVVRQAQDLESMYYTIKQVLDDPETRGTILIPMGILLLIYPLLVVANYLELPGATFGVVSGLMGLYLLFRGLGLERTIDDTVDRVRRGLYTGRVTLVTYVVAMALMVIGGASGVEQLAALRAETADPVGLLTAGVALVYGAVQWFAVAGVVASLGRITDEYLHDSFEWRYCNAPFYVLAIASVLQGVSAYFLSIEGSSYLAATLTAGTLLGVVSTLAFAIAEDRFPRKPEPTA; from the coding sequence ATGCTGCTGGTGTTGTGCGTCGACCTGGACGACGACCTCGGTCGGAAGACCGACACGAAGACGCCCGTCGTCGGACGCGACGCCGTCCAGAAGGCCGCCGTCGACCTCGCCACCGCGGACCCCGAGGACAGCGACGTGAACGTCCTCTTCGAGGGCGTCCACCTCTACGACTCGCTGGACGACGTGGAGTGCGAGGTGGCGGCCGTCACGGGCACCAACGGGAGCGACGTGGCCGCCAACCGCGAGGTGGGCGAGGAGGTCGACACCGTCCTCGCGCGTCTCACGACCGGCGAGGACGTCCGCGCCCTCGTCGTCACCGACGGGGCACAGGACGAGTCGGTTATCCCCGTCATCCGCTCGCGGGTCCCCATCGACGGCGTCCGTCGGGTCGTCGTCCGGCAGGCACAGGACCTCGAGTCGATGTACTACACCATCAAGCAGGTGCTCGACGACCCGGAGACGCGCGGGACCATCCTCATCCCGATGGGCATCCTCCTGCTCATCTACCCACTGCTCGTCGTCGCCAACTACCTCGAACTCCCCGGCGCGACGTTCGGCGTCGTCTCGGGGCTGATGGGGCTCTACCTGCTCTTTCGTGGCCTCGGCCTCGAACGAACCATCGACGACACCGTCGACCGGGTCCGCCGGGGCCTCTACACCGGCCGGGTGACGCTCGTCACCTACGTCGTCGCGATGGCGCTGATGGTCATCGGCGGGGCCAGCGGCGTCGAGCAACTCGCGGCGCTCCGGGCGGAGACCGCAGACCCCGTCGGTCTGCTGACGGCGGGCGTCGCACTCGTCTACGGCGCGGTCCAGTGGTTCGCGGTGGCGGGCGTCGTCGCCAGCCTCGGGCGCATCACCGACGAGTACCTCCACGACAGTTTCGAGTGGCGCTACTGCAACGCTCCGTTCTACGTCCTCGCCATCGCCTCCGTGTTGCAGGGGGTGAGCGCGTACTTCCTCAGCATCGAGGGGTCGTCGTACCTCGCGGCGACGCTCACCGCCGGGACGCTCCTCGGGGTGGTGAGCACCCTCGCGTTCGCCATCGCCGAGGACCGCTTCCCCCGCAAGCCCGAACCCACCGCCTGA
- a CDS encoding DUF6517 family protein — MTGRAGSDERRVNREDGRGACDERGGSTGTTRRRVLGGAGAGVVASLAGCLDVITGSDSLQFSASAATVAEASLSETGYSHHRTEEIPVERTFETAGQSRTVEVTNVSAEYDRTVEIPTVGRFQAAVFAALSTPKVEVLGKSFNPVADMSTDDIARMVQERYENVRDLRRRGSSTVAVLGTDTEVAEYVGAATLVDGNAQVDVTMLVSEPVAAGADFVVCVGAYPRLFDERASITTLMRGVEHAD, encoded by the coding sequence ATGACAGGCCGGGCGGGAAGTGACGAGCGACGGGTGAATCGAGAGGACGGGCGCGGCGCGTGCGACGAACGCGGCGGGTCGACGGGCACGACGCGCAGACGCGTGCTGGGGGGCGCGGGTGCGGGCGTCGTCGCCTCGCTCGCCGGGTGTCTCGACGTCATCACGGGGAGCGACTCCCTGCAGTTCTCGGCGTCCGCTGCGACGGTGGCCGAGGCGTCGCTCTCGGAGACGGGCTACAGCCACCACCGAACCGAGGAGATACCGGTCGAACGGACCTTCGAGACGGCGGGCCAGTCGCGCACCGTGGAGGTGACGAACGTCTCGGCGGAGTACGACCGCACCGTCGAGATCCCCACGGTGGGGCGGTTCCAGGCGGCGGTGTTCGCGGCGCTCAGCACCCCGAAGGTGGAGGTGCTCGGGAAGTCGTTCAACCCGGTCGCCGACATGTCCACAGACGACATCGCACGGATGGTCCAGGAGCGCTACGAGAACGTCCGCGATCTGCGCCGACGGGGGTCCTCGACGGTCGCCGTCCTCGGGACGGACACGGAGGTCGCCGAGTACGTCGGGGCGGCGACGCTCGTCGATGGGAACGCGCAGGTGGACGTGACGATGCTGGTGAGCGAACCGGTCGCCGCGGGCGCGGACTTCGTCGTCTGCGTGGGTGCGTACCCCCGCCTCTTCGACGAACGGGCGTCCATTACGACGCTCATGCGCGGCGTCGAACACGCCGACTGA